The Carassius auratus strain Wakin chromosome 7, ASM336829v1, whole genome shotgun sequence genome contains the following window.
gtttcaatactccttgggactaacatggcccactttctagtatataaaagtatactatTAAGTATAACAGTTGCAAACTTTGAGAACACAACTAGTtcacctctatgtttgtagtttgtgctgcaattatactaaaagtgaacttgaaCTAGATATACTgacagtttactaattaaatactttgtacactttgaagtgtAGTCTctgtaaactactagtttagtagttttatactgcacgtattctcataagttttctttaagtgaactttacatcatactttatgTATACTGCTATGTCTCTATTTACGttttcatttgtatatattttgttgtatgaatatctgaacatacaaaacatgcaaagaaagaaaacagcatCATGGATCATGgagtttcataaaaataaagaaataacatttagaACAAAAAGCTGAACAAAGACTATGAATTTGAACcatgataatcaaaatgtagtTGGAGttgatcaacaccccaaagcttgacctCTTCATCGGtacacattttattccataacgttgcagttttgatgctgtttaatTTTAGATGATCGTGTTAGATTACGTGTTAGTATCATAgcatgtataaaaacatggacgttgTGTCCGTGACATCACCCATAGATTTTTCAAAGAGTGTTTATGAAGCCAAATGTAGGCAGAGAAGCTGCCGCCATCTTTGCTGGGCGTCaaataatcgaaaatgggcaaaaaggtgggAGCTTTTTGCTGAGACCACGCCCAATGAGCTCGACGGAGGTGACGGCAGCAACAatacacctgtcactcaagtggccacgcccttaattattcaaaacttgaaggcttaatataatttaaatggattagagttacataaaaacaaaagaaaaacacttcCCTCACAGTCATGAATGGCAAAATTAGCTACATAGAGCAAAATCTTTTTTTGAACCaagctgtaaacatttttttttttttgctgtaaagttggccattttaacatggggagtctatgggactgactcccttttgcaacCAGCCTTTTgacgaattacagtttaagtcacttccatatgggcttcatgagagagagagagagtttgccTCTTGGTTACtatctgttgtttcttttgcatcttcacttgtgtttttttggaaattctgtacagaagatgtgtactagcaccCTCTACTGCATAACAATGagaacacagattctaggagcacaagtatagttcaaatatatttagactttttgttagTATAAGTcatgtatacttaaatgtcattttaagtatatttctgaggaggACATAAAGCCCATTTCCTAGTAGAtgaaaagtaaactaaaagcatacttttctatttttagtctacaagaagtatactaatagcacacttgaataaacttattttttttcgtAAGAGTAAGTACACTGTAGAACTATTGAAACCAATGGAGCTTCAATCAACTTAGGCttacattatttatttggaaaAGCAGCCCAGATCTCAGAGCCTCAGAGTCTGTCCACTCATCGTCAACATGATCTGTAATAATGTCAGTAATAATGGTGGCTTTGGGCAAATGAGATCTGTTCTTCAGATCTCCAAACTCcagtatttgtttttctttgctttcttGTAATGTTGACTAGTTTGATattaatctctttctctcttttttgtacaTGACTAAGAGCTTTAGCTTTTGGCAGACTAAGTCTCTGTTTGACAGATCTATGTGAAACCAGTTTAATGATGTTTCCAAACAAGATTTCAAAGATAGCATGAGAACACCTTACAAATAACCTCCAATCATGGTTCTGCAACAATGTCTGTGTCTGTATAATGATGTATTTGTGGGTGTATGTGAGCATGCTCACATAAGGTATAAAAGAAAATGCATCTCATTTCCTGATAGCAGAGGAAGGCCAGGTCAAGTCCACACAGCTCGCTGGAATATGCTGTGATTGTCCGATGTGTTTTCTGTGGATCTGAGGGATTAAAACACTAAGGGAAAGAAATTCACAGGCAAAAGTCCCCCAGAATCCACCATGGCCAGATATGTTGCTCGGATCAGAAACTTCATCCCAGGAGCTCGGCATGCGGACAGCAACATCTCGTCTCAAGGAGTTACAGTGGATATGGCGGAGGTTGATTACGGGAAGGACAAGATAAAAATGTCATTCTACAATCCGCTGGACCCTGTGCCAAAACATGACTTTTATGCCAAAGACACTTGGTCGGGACGTATAAAGAACACCAGACCGTCACTGGATGTTCTGCGCAAACCAGTAAGTAAAACTTCAGACGTGGTCATTTGTTAAGTTTGTGAGTCTAATTAATATTGTACGCGTTGATTATTGATTGTTGATTCTCTGGATGTTGCTGTCAACAGCCGGACCCTGATGATCTTCCTCCACCACCAGAGGAAGATGGACGGCCCAAAGTCAAGCTTGTTCGCTTTGGATGGGTTCTGGGAGTCATGGTGAGAAAGAAGCATTGAtaaatttttatttgatgttatcCACATTTAATTTACTTAAGAATACTTCATAATAAAaatctgtatatatttgattGAATTATTTAATCAGAGTTTAGTTTGGTGTTTTCATTTCAGATCCGTTGTATGTTGAACATCTGGGGGGTGATTATGTACCTGAGACTGCCGTGGATCACATCTCAAGCTGGAATCAGTGAGTCAGTCctccagctgttttttttttttttttaattcagctcaAATCTGTTCATTCTCAAACAACGTTTCTCAGCCAATTTTCTTTAGGCCATATCTACATCTACATCTACATATCTATCTTAAATTCTGCATGTTTGCTTGCAGTTCTGACCTACGTCATTATCTTCATGTCTATCACCATCACTACAATCACAGCGACCTCAGTGTCTGCGATCTCTACCAACGGGAAGGTTTACTCTGGTGAGAGAAATTAATCATTCaccacaaaaacatgttttattggaTTTCATGTTGGGATGACAAAAAAAGTTATAACAAAAAATCTCTTTCCTCCAGGTGGCACGTACTTCATGATCTCTCGGAGTCTGGGCCCGGAGCTCGGAGCACCCATCGGTTTGCTCTTTGCGTTCGCCAACGCTCTCGCCTGTTCGCTCAACACAGTGGGGTTCGCCGAGACCGTCAGAGATGTGCTTAAAGTGAGACACgctcacaaataaatgtatttattgtaagGTTGTGGGAATTTCAGAGAGCTGCTCGAAGGGGGCTCTAATGGTTGTATTTGTCTGTTTTAGAAAGAACAGTTGTTTATATCTCACTCACAATCGTTTTCTCTATTTTCAGGACAATAGCGCTCAGATGGTGGACGATGTCAATGATGTGAGGATCATTGGGACGATTACTGTCATCATCCTCCTCTGTATCACATTTGCTGGCATGGCTTGGGAGGCAAAGGTAATGTCCTTTGCTTTGGTTTTTGCTCATTTCTCAGTACTGTCTCTTTTGACAGCATCGCTGCCATTGCTCTTCTTGGTTTTCACTCCTCCACAGGCTCAGATCCTGTTCTTCATCGCACTCTTGCTCTCCTTAGTTAATTATTTTGTGGGGACATTCATTCCCCCCGGCACCGAGAAGCAGGCCATGGGATTTTTTGGCTACCGCGGTGAGTACACAAGAACATGATCGAATGCAAACTTCTAATGCATCCAATAAAATCCTGTTTATAAGTTACGGAGTCAATATTAACAatcacttaaccaactaatactatcacttaccttttcttgtctatcatattcttgaaaaaaaataataataataaaacctggctaggtgttctgtactagactaactgaggcttgtcatggcacttgtatactgttgtttttctcttgttggtctgattgcttctattgttctcatttgtaagtcgctttggtaagagtctgctaaatgattaaatgtaaatataaaatgttttcctGCTACAACAAACCAAACTAATATGGAAGACCAGTTCATCcataagaaagaaacaaaaacacagaccccgatacattataattatgacataagtGAAAATAaggacaatatatatttttttataatagtatGTGAGGTTTTTCTAGGCCAATTTACTAATTGAATTTCAAACTGACTTGTGTCACAATTCATAATTTATCCCATAATTAACTTGGTCTAAACTAAATGACTTAGTCTTTTTATCTTAATTGCCATTttgccatattttttttaatttttgaaaatattttatataaatctcaattaatttctactttatctcacaattttgactttttatctaataaataattatatataatgattATAAATAAGCATGTTGTATTTCTTAATTATTCCTTAGTATGACTTTTATAGATCATAATTGActtaatatgtaataatttagACTTGTTTCTCCCATAATCGACTTTATCTTGATTATGATTAGGTATGTCATAAAATctacattttatctcacaattttgatgttttattccATAATTATGACTTACATCACCAAGTGATGGTGGTTCACCAGCTAGAGTATTTGGTGAAGCAACAGACAAAGCTAACCAGCTTTTATTTTCCCAGCTGACATTTTCGTGGAGAATCTGCTGCCTTCCTTCCGAGGCAAAGATGGATCTTTCTTCAGGATGTTTGCCATCTTCTTCCCTTCTGCCACAGGAATTCTATCTGGAGTCAACATCTGTGGAGATCTCAAGGTTTTCATTCAGTTTTTGTGCTTCAGTCGATGTGTCTTTGAAATGTTATAGAAATGACGTGTATGTCTGTTTTATTCCAGGATCCATCGGGTGGGATTCCTAAAGGGACCCTGCTGGCCATATTCTGGACCACCTTGAGCTATTTACTGATCTCAATCACAGTTGGTGAGATTAGACATCAGTGGTCAACTGATATGATTGATCGATTGAAGGATTGATTTTTTATGGCCAGTTCTATTGATATATTAGAGTGCGACTGAAATAATAtcccactttttaaaaaataatagtgcaTTACATAATTAGAATCAGATAAAACATAAACTGGTTAGTATCCAGCTAGCAATTTTTGGTTCCCAAAACATTTTTGGGAATGTTagatttagttaaaaaataaataatatttcttcaaaaaaacAACCAATTGGGAATTCAATGGGAATGTTAGGTGGCACGTAAGTATTGGCCACTATTCTGACACCATCAGCCAAACAGATTAGCGACCAAAGCTGATAATTAAACTATAAAGAACAATACTGTTATAAGACATATTTCTTTTACAATGAAAtggtaattttattaatgaaccCCTCAGTAAGACACTTCCCTTTCTTCTCCCTCAGCTGCAACTGTTGTAAGAGATGCTTCTGGTAGTCTGAACGATAGTTTAGCGCTCAATACTTCGATCCACTGCAGTGGTTTCGGCTGTAAATTAGGCTGGAATTTTGACCAGTGTGAGCAGAACAACACATGCAGCTTTGGACTGGCAAACCATTTCCAGGTGAGTGCATCAGTTAACAAAAACACGATTTGTATATTTGGTGAGTTCTGACTGCTGGAAAGTGGAGTAGATTTTACATTCATATCAATGCATTCGGCATAATCTTGATTATTTATTACTTACCCAGTATTTTAAATAATGGAAGATGGATGATCGATATTATGGCTTTTGTCTCCAGATTCTTGCCATAGTTTCAGGAACTGGGCATTTGATCACCATCGGGATCTTTGCTGCCACCTTGTCATCAGCGCTGGGTTTCCTGGTGTCTGCTCCCAAAATTTTCCAGGTAGAGCGTGTGGCTGTTCTGAGGATAGCgttttttattcaacaaatgactgtaacattttatgtgtattttgttgttgttattgtcacAGTGTTTGTGTAAGGATAACATCTACCCCTATATCGGCTTCTTCGGAAAAGGTTACGGGAAAAACAACGAACCTCTACGAGGCTACATACTCATGTTCATCATCGCTTTGGCTTTCATCCTCATCGGTGAGTCCTGGATCTcctccagatcagaggatcagaAGTGTCTCTCTCTGAGGACGCTTTAATGTTTGGTCTCATGTTGATGTTTTCAGGTGACCTGAACACAATCGCTCCTCTGATCTCCAACTTCTTCCTCTGCTCTTACGGCCTCATCAACTTCAGCACCTTTCATGCGTCGATCACTCAATCACCAGGTGAGAACCTGATTATCAGCATCCTCATCAACAGTTTTGCACTGTGTAAACAACAAACTGGATAAATGGACAAATAtgtaataaacaaacataaataaataaatgtgaaatagttGTCGTGTCTCGTAGGTTGGCGGCCACAGTATCATTACTTTTCTCCATGGACGTCTCTGTTTGCTGCGGTCTTGTCTTTTGTCCTCATGTTTCTGTTCACCTGGTGGGCCGCTCTCATCACTTTTGCTATCGTGCTCTGCCTCTTAGGCTACGTCACCTATAAAAAACCTCGTGAGTAAATGATGTAGATTAGAACTAATACTTTCCAATTATAATATGCATCTGAGGttcataaatattgttattgCTGCACCAAAAAAGTCTGTTTTCCATTAGCATGATATGTGAACACAAGTAACTGTTGTTTGATCGTGTGTCCAGGGGTGAACTGGGGCACATCTTATCAGGCGGGTTTCTACAACATGGCTTTGTCCTTCTCGATGGCTCTGACTGGTGTTGAAGACCATGTCAAAAACTTCAGGTTAAGATTATCAGCAAACTGTCCTTTTCAGCTCATGATACACCAGCGGCTCACATATAAACACTTTCTCTTAGGCCTCAGTGTCTCGTCCTGACCGGTCCTCCTAACAATCGTCCCGCTCTCGTGGACTTTGTGGGGACTTTCACCAAAAACATCAGCCTGATGATCTGTGGGAACATTATCATGGTATATGACATTCATCTTATACAGATAAACGGAcagttaatgcatccttgctacattaaatcatttatttcaaaacTTGAGATGGTGttttcttgctctctttctctcaggagGATGAGAAGTCCAGTTTCCCGCAGCACAGCACTGATATGTTGGTGGACTGGCTCAATCAGAGGAAAGTTCGTTCTTTCTACACGTCCTTCACCGCTGACAGTCTGAAAGAGGGCGCACACAATCTCATGCAGGTACCACCATCGCTAGCTTCAGATCTGCTCGCTTTCTTCCTGTCATCTTGTTCTTCTCACACAGTCTTTGCTCTTCTTATCAATGGTCTGTCTAGGCTTCAGGTCTCGGTAAACTGAGGCCCAACACTCTGGTTTTAGGATACAAGATGAACTGGCAGGAATGTAAACCGGAGAGCTTACAGGACTACATCAACACCGTCAGGTGAGCTACTGTCTCCGTTTACATTAATCAGTGAATATGTTACATTTTGATGTTAGTATTTTGACGTTGTATGATGCTCTTCGTTAAGCGATGCATTCGACTCCAGCTACGGCATCGCAATTctgagaatgatggatggattggACGTAATGGCTGATTTTCACAGGGCAGGTGTGTTTTATGCCATATGATGGATTGAAATTTGCTCAGCATTGCATTTTCAGCAATAAAATCAACAGGTTTGTTGTGTTTGAAGGCAGATCATTTGCTATCGATAACCAAGCATTCGACGCAGATGAAGTCCCACAATGTGAAAAAGACGAGACTGACCAGAATTCAGGTGAAACACACAGAAACTGTATTTTCTGTGCACATGAATTTCATTTGACATTAAATCATCATATGTGAatagaaatttaaataataaaatggtatGTTCAGCATTTCAAGCCCTGATGTGAtcagtcagccaatcagaacgatTCCATTATATTAACAAAGCTGTGTCGTTTCACTCGAGCTTCATTAGAAGAGATGATCTGACAATGGGCTAAATAAAGCTCCTTTATTGTCTCCTCATCCAGATATTTCTGATGATGGCTCGGATGAGCAGGTCAGATCGGTGTTTCAGACGAAACAAGGCAGGAAGAGTATCGACATCTACTGGATCTCTGATGATGGAGGTGAGACACAGCTGCTTCAATATGCTTAAAAAGATCGTAATTTCCATATTAGTTTTCTCCTTGTCAAATGCTATTGCTCTCTTTCAGGTCTGACTCTTTTAGTGCCGTATTTGCTGACCAGAAGGAACCGCTGGAAAAAGAGCAAACTCAGAGTGTTTATCTTAGGAGGCAGAGAAACCATGGAGGAAGACCGCAAAGAGTGAGTTGATCGACATTTTTGTAACTACATTTCTAGTTTTCTAATGCATTTCCAATGTTTGTCTTTGCAGCATGAAGATGCTGTTAAAGAGATTCCGGCTGGAGATTGAGGACATTGTCGTGATAACAGATGTGGATATACCTCCTCTAGCGAAAAAGTGAGAAACAtgtgcaaacatcctcatacagTAGATACTTTTATTGTAAAATGCATCTTTAAAGTAACTGTTGTGCTTTTCTTCCTCTCTGTTCCTGTAGTTTGCAGCGGTACGAGGAATCCATCGCCCCCTTCAGGCTGAGTGAAGAACAGGCCATAGGAGACGTACAGGAGCTCAAGAGACTGAGTCCATGGAAAGTGTCTGACAAAGACCTGGAGGCCATAAAACCAAAGGTGTGTGTTTGGAAGCATGTGGCGTTTTGATTCTTAATAAAACTTCTCAGTGTTAAAGCAATAATGCAAAATAGACAACAGTTTGTtattgtgaagctgctttgatatGATGTGTGAACTAACAAATACATTCAACTTGAGTCTGATCATCAGTCCCCCTATTAAACTCTCTTTTGTTTTCAGGTGGAGAGGACAGTGAGACTAAACGAGATCATCAAGAAGAACTCAATTCACGCTGCTCTGGTTGTAATGTGAGTACAGATCATGGTTATTGCTgttaattaaaaccattaaaaacgttacttaaaaaaaaaaataataataaagtgttggtgcaaggttgggggttcgattcctagggaacacatgataggtaaaaattgttaacctgaatgcactgtaagtcgcttgggataaaagcgtctgctaaatgcatatttgTGGCAtatttttgaagaagaacacaTTAAAGCATCTTAAAAATAACATGAGTACTTTAGTCAACAGGAAAGCTGaactaaataaaacagtaaattcTTAAAAAGGTCAAGTGAAAACATTTGAGTTgttttgtacagtattgttcaaaataatagcagtacaatgtgactaaccagaataatcaaggtttttcgtatatttttttattgctacgtggcaaacaagttaccagtaggttcagtagattctcagaaaacaaatgagacccagcattcatgatatgcacgctcttaaggctgtgcaattgggcaattagttgaattagttgaaaggggtgtgttcaaaaaaatagcagtgtggcattcaatcactgaggtcatcaattttgtgaagaaacaggtgtgaatcaggtggcccctatttaaggatgaagccaacacttgttgaacatgcatttgaaagctgaggaaaatgggtcgttcaagacattgttcagaagaacagcgtactttgattaaaaagttgattagagaggggaaaacctataaagaggtgcaaaaaatgataggccgttcagctaaaatgatctccaatgccttaaaatggagagcaaaaccagagagacgtggaagaaaacggaagacaaccatcaaaatggatagaagaataaccagaatggcaaaggctcagccaatgatcacctccaggatgatcaaagacagtctggagttacctgtaagtactgtgacagttagaagacgtctgtgtgaagctaatctattttcaagaatcccccgcaaagtccctctgttaaaaaaaaggcatgtgcagaagaggttacaagtTGCCAaaaaacacatcaactggcctaaagagaaatggaggaacattttgtggactgatgagagtaaaatggttctttttgggtccaagggccacaggcagtttgtgagacgacccccaaactctgaattcaagccacagtacacagtgaagacagtgaagcatggaggtgcaagcatcatgatatgggcatgtttctcctactatggtgttgggcctatttatcgcataccagggatcatggatcagtttgcatatgttaaaatacttgaagaggacatgcccttgaaatggttgtttcaacaagacaatgacccaaaacacactagtaaacgggcaaagtcttggttccaaaccaacaaaattaatgttatggagtggccagcccaatctccagaccttaatccaattgagaacttgtggggtgatatcaaaaatgctgtttctgaagcaaaaccaagaaatgtgaatgaattgtggaatgttgttaaagaatcatggagtggaataacagctgagaggtgccacaagttggttgactccatgccacacagatgtcaagcagttttaaaaaactgtggtcatacaactaaatattagtttagtgattcacaggattgctaaatcccagaaaaaaaaaaatgtttgtacaaaatagttttgagtttgtacagtcaaaggtagacactgctatttttttgaacacacccctttcaactaattgcccaattgcacagccttaagagcgtgcatatcatgaatgctgttttctgacaatctactgaacctactggtaacttgtttgccacgtagcaataaaaaatatactaaaaaccttgattattctggttagtcacattgtactgctattattttgaacaatactgtatgttcgAAGTTTGCATGTAAGAAcaaacattgtcattttttttttactgatttcaaTCATTTAAGCAAACGAGTgactgatagtgtgtgtgtgtgtgtgtgtgtgtgtgtgtgtgtgtgtgtgtgtgtgtgtgtgtgtgtgtgtgtatgtgtgtgtgacaagtCTGTTCATTATAATACATGTCTATGTGCTTCAGTTCTCTTCCAGTCCCTGATGTCACCTGTCCTAGTTCTCTCTATATGGCCTGGCTGGACGCTCTGAGCTACGGTATCCACTGTCCTGCCCTGCTCATACGAGGAAACCAGGAGAACGTCATGACCTTCTACTGTCAGTAAATGTGACTGTTCATCAGTAATCACATCTGCATGGAGAGCTCAGCTGCTGTCAGTTCCAGTCATGTAAAGTGGTTGAATATATTGGTCTGAAATGAGCTGTTTAATTCTCTTGTTCAGTGACTGTGGCTGTATGCTTATTTCACATGTTCTTATGTCTGTTTAATCTATCTTTAATGATGCAGGTTAATGATTCAGCTAGAAAAGATTGAATAGAAATGGGAAAGCACTTTGTCTCTGAGCACTCTCGTCATTTGAGGGTAGAagttaaatgcaatttaatgcaacaagagaattattatattataaaaattaaacttatttgTTCATGCTttgcaaaattacatttcattgacCAAAACATTATAACCAATAATTAGGTATATTACATTTTGACTGAATagaaatactaattattatgaATTGCATGCATGTTTTGATCTGCTTTTCAATCTGAAAAATACAATTTAGCACAACAACGGACCTCTCAGCTTTCTTTGTCTCATTATACCAAGTATAAAAACGTTACAAAAGTTATTCAATCCCATGAAAAGAAACAATTAAGTATCACAACATATATATTTCAGCTTAAATAAACAGACTTCATTGTTTGCATATTTCTCTATGCAGGTGTACCTTCACAATGCTCAAGCATATTTAAAACTCATTAACATAAAAAACTTCCTGCAACTTTCTTATCACCTTACAAGACTATAACAGACATGAGTCTACCACAACACAACAAACATTATGTAAAGCAACACAGCCTGGGCAGATCGCAGGAAAAATAACTAATAGATATATCCATACTTTTCCAGTTGATGATTGctttaaaggtcctgtttttcatgctttttttgaagctttgattgtgtttacagtgtgcaatataacatgtgttcatgttgcgcgtgtaaaaaaacatagTATTTTTCACActattcacctatctgtataccgctgttttcaatGTCATAAAAATAGACTGATGACTTCCTCGTTTCATAAAGtccttccttcagaaatatgtaacaaTTTTTGATTGTGCCAACggtcctgtgttgtgattcgacagcaacTGAGCGCAGGCTGTCCTCCTGGAAAacaattgggctagttttaagaagcaagtgtgcaggagcatattctggagatgtacttataatcacaggagcgttttactaatgagatgcgcatgaaaatcgcatttgtttttttttttttgcacagccctaacatctagttaacaaagctaaacagcgttgccctctgtataataagttacagaaactgttaaacgcagcaacttaattaataaaatacaattaccggttgtggtccataaacaacgccttctccagacaaagagggaactgctccatctttca
Protein-coding sequences here:
- the LOC113105477 gene encoding solute carrier family 12 member 3 — encoded protein: MARYVARIRNFIPGARHADSNISSQGVTVDMAEVDYGKDKIKMSFYNPLDPVPKHDFYAKDTWSGRIKNTRPSLDVLRKPPDPDDLPPPPEEDGRPKVKLVRFGWVLGVMIRCMLNIWGVIMYLRLPWITSQAGIILTYVIIFMSITITTITATSVSAISTNGKVYSGGTYFMISRSLGPELGAPIGLLFAFANALACSLNTVGFAETVRDVLKDNSAQMVDDVNDVRIIGTITVIILLCITFAGMAWEAKAQILFFIALLLSLVNYFVGTFIPPGTEKQAMGFFGYRADIFVENLLPSFRGKDGSFFRMFAIFFPSATGILSGVNICGDLKDPSGGIPKGTLLAIFWTTLSYLLISITVAATVVRDASGSLNDSLALNTSIHCSGFGCKLGWNFDQCEQNNTCSFGLANHFQILAIVSGTGHLITIGIFAATLSSALGFLVSAPKIFQCLCKDNIYPYIGFFGKGYGKNNEPLRGYILMFIIALAFILIGDLNTIAPLISNFFLCSYGLINFSTFHASITQSPGWRPQYHYFSPWTSLFAAVLSFVLMFLFTWWAALITFAIVLCLLGYVTYKKPRVNWGTSYQAGFYNMALSFSMALTGVEDHVKNFRPQCLVLTGPPNNRPALVDFVGTFTKNISLMICGNIIMEDEKSSFPQHSTDMLVDWLNQRKVRSFYTSFTADSLKEGAHNLMQASGLGKLRPNTLVLGYKMNWQECKPESLQDYINTVSDAFDSSYGIAILRMMDGLDVMADFHRAGRSFAIDNQAFDADEVPQCEKDETDQNSDISDDGSDEQVRSVFQTKQGRKSIDIYWISDDGGLTLLVPYLLTRRNRWKKSKLRVFILGGRETMEEDRKDMKMLLKRFRLEIEDIVVITDVDIPPLAKNLQRYEESIAPFRLSEEQAIGDVQELKRLSPWKVSDKDLEAIKPKVERTVRLNEIIKKNSIHAALVVISLPVPDVTCPSSLYMAWLDALSYGIHCPALLIRGNQENVMTFYCQ